The following proteins are encoded in a genomic region of Huiozyma naganishii CBS 8797 chromosome 9, complete genome:
- the PET191 gene encoding Pet191p (similar to Saccharomyces cerevisiae PET191 (YJR034W); ancestral locus Anc_1.458): MVASCKDQKKAVAICLQRSPCVMIQRHKPQECIDNPELNKDLPELCLAQMKAFLDCKSGIFDMSKRMRGNAPLSTGKYDQQYDNLCSGKFDAREEMRKLQVLDSEKKE; encoded by the coding sequence ATGGTTGCTAGCTGCAAAGATCAAAAGAAGGCCGTGGCAATTTGCTTGCAACGGTCGCCTTGTGTGATGATACAGAGGCACAAGCCACAGGAATGCATTGATAACCCTGAACTTAATAAAGACCTACCCGAGCTATGCCTGGCACAAATGAAGGCCTTTTTGGATTGCAAGAGTGGCATATTTGACATGTCCAAACGAATGAGAGGAAATGCTCCACTGTCCACTGGGAAATATGACCAACAATACGACAATCTGTGCAGTGGGAAGTTTGATGCAAGAGAGGAGATGAGGAAACTACAAGTGCTCGATAGTGAGAAGAAGGAGTGA
- the HUL4 gene encoding putative E3 ubiquitin-protein ligase HUL4 (similar to Saccharomyces cerevisiae HUL4 (YJR036C); ancestral locus Anc_1.462) has product MGFLFSRKNSRKKTASSEAVTKTKVPERAVSDPLANKPKDAVKQKSDILDLSGSSFISKCLCCGTNGQIPTGLKKFKCSVCYTTNSLVSGPKGTSANVSTKNKNVVCSLQYLQHIIQSCLKQESKSNNVDPMGRTISSFEPVSQYLTECFHDADILERSFYDLHILESINLKELHAFYDVIMKLPSRKPFYQMICACNDLLKKPKNRIESFRWIFIIWENPACRSCLTLRDDEKGFESPQIKAVAYELTKRCIGYLSHMDGNRDFRSHTLYLKNLPTGTFFNHIETLNLYLTYQLSKILYSRKARTHPTKPSNSKKKNRMSLIMPVVEYQEHLPDSPGVSPTSERSDDSKYFENANNPKNKDVPRIKPYQYQGNWHIRTACALMSIYHAANTVRGAKEYCCYPYNQLSIDKFYNTVLDFIDYKQDFDNWKGLKVKKYLNEIVPNLNVHVKKFSFCRNSFLLSLGVKISIMEFETRKIMEYQAEMAFLDSLDKGKVIAVYFKIKVRRNEIMNDSLRALRQHQGDFLKSLRVEFVNEPGIDAGGLRKEWFMLLTREMLSKQNGLFRYVEESRYCWFEFQPDKLSKQSLASQSFYFLFGVVVGLAIYNGVILDLKFPRALYRKMCSEKLTFADYFELFPQTGKNLKLMLNYSAEDFTDVFGLTFETTYKTRNRKTKKLTTITEELCENGSSLDVTLKNKSRYVDLWIDYYMNSSVDKQFDYFLEGFHQVFGGCNSIGLFNSEELERLLCGDIQENKYDFDMLRSVTKYVNGYADDSPVVQWFWDILFQWDPKMQSKFLQFVTGSDRIPATGITTLPFKISRLKGPTDSMLPIAHTCFNEVSLGNFTNRDVLGQKLFLAVTESQGFEFR; this is encoded by the coding sequence ATGGGGTTTCTGTTTTCTAGGAAGAACAGTCGGAAAAAGACTGCGTCTTCAGAAGCGGTCACAAAGACAAAGGTACCGGAAAGAGCTGTCTCGGACCCACTAGCAAATAAGCCAAAAGATGCAGTTAAGCAGAAGTCAGATATTCTTGATCTTTCTGGGAGCTCCTTTATATCAAAGTGTTTGTGCTGCGGGACAAATGGACAAATCCCCACAGGCTTAAAGAAGTTCAAATGTTCTGTATGCTATACGACGAATTCATTAGTCTCCGGACCCAAAGGCACTTCGGCAAATGTGTCAACGAAAAATAAAAACGTTGTCTGCTCTCTACAATATCTACAACACATTATTCAGAGCTGCTTGAAACAGGAAAGTAAATCTAATAACGTTGATCCGATGGGTAGAACGATATCATCGTTTGAACCGGTCAGTCAGTACCTAACAGAATGTTTCCACGATGCAGATATACTTGAACGATCGTTTTACGACCTCCATATATTGGAATCTATAAACCTGAAAGAATTGCATGCATTCTATGATGTCATAATGAAATTACCCTCGCGCAAACCCTTCTACCAAATGATATGTGCATGTAACgacttgttgaagaaaccaaagaacAGAATTGAAAGCTTTCGTTGGATATTCATCATATGGGAAAATCCGGCATGTCGGTCCTGTTTGACGTTAAGAGATGATGAAAAAGGGTTTGAATCTCCCCAAATCAAGGCAGTTGCATATGAACTGACTAAGAGGTGTATAGGATATCTGTCCCACATGGACGGCAATCGGGACTTTAGATCCCATACATTGTATCTGAAGAATCTTCCAACGGGCACTTTTTTCAACCATATTGAAACTTTGAATCTGTATCTAACGTACCAGTTGTCAAAGATACTCTATAGCAGAAAAGCTCGTACACATCCGACAAAGCCCAGTAActcgaaaaagaaaaatagaATGTCATTAATAATGCCAGTTGTTGAGTATCAGGAACATTTACCGGATTCGCCAGGTGTTTCTCCAACAAGTGAAAGATCGGATGAttccaaatattttgaaaacgcCAATAATCCAAAGAATAAGGATGTACCTAGAATCAAGCCCTATCAATATCAAGGAAACTGGCATATTCGAACTGCGTGTGCGTTGATGAGTATATACCACGCTGCGAATACAGTTAGGGGCGCAAAAGAATACTGCTGCTATCCGTATAATCAATTGTCTATTGACAAGTTTTACAACACAGTTCTTGATTTCATTGACTATAAACAGGACTTTGATAATTGGAAAGGTTTGAAAGTTAAAAAGTATCTGAACGAAATTGTTCCAAACTTAAATGTCCATGTCAAAAAGTTCTCGTTTTGTAGAAATTCGTTTTTGCTGTCTTTGGGCGTAAAAATATCCATTATGGAATTTGAGACTAGAAAGATTATGGAATATCAAGCCGAAATGGCGTTTCTAGACTCTCTGGATAAGGGCAAGGTAATAGCCGTATACTTCAAAATCAAAGTTAGGCGAAATGAAATAATGAACGATTCTTTGAGGGCTCTAAGGCAGCATCAAGGagattttttgaaatccTTGAGAGTTGAGTTTGTAAATGAGCCTGGTATTGATGCTGGTGGACTGAGAAAGGAGTGGTTTATGCTACTTACGCGGGAAATGCTTTCCAAGCAAAATGGTTTATTTCGATACGTCGAGGAAAGTCGGTATTGCTGGTTTGAGTTCCAGCCTGACAAACTCAGTAAGCAGTCACTAGCAAGTCAAAGCTTTTATTTCCTGTTTGGTGTTGTGGTTGGTCTTGCCATATATAATGGTGTTATTTTAGACCTGAAATTTCCTCGAGCATTATACCGGAAAATGTGCAGCGAAAAACTGACCTTTGCAGATTACTTCGAATTGTTTCCTCAAACAGGGAAAAACCTAAAATTAATGCTGAATTACTCTGCAGAAGATTTCACGGATGTTTTTGGCTTGACTTTTGAGACAACTTATAAAACGAGAAATAGAAAGACGAAAAAGCTAACGACAATAACCGAAGAGCTATGCGAAAATGGATCTTCTCTGGACGTTACGTTGAAAAACAAAAGTCGCTATGTTGATCTGTGGATTGATTACTATATGAACAGTTCAGTCGACAAACAATTTgattattttttggaaggGTTTCATCAGGTATTTGGTGGTTGTAATTCCATAGGCTTGTTCAACTCTGAAGAGTTGGAAAGACTTCTTTGTGGTGACATCCAAGAAAACAAATACGACTTTGACATGCTGCGCTCGGTTACCAAATACGTCAATGGCTATGCAGACGACTCACCTGTTGTGCAATGGTTTTGGGATATTTTATTCCAATGGGATCCAAAAATGCAAAGTAAATTTCTGCAATTCGTCACAGGTTCTGACCGGATACCTGCAACTGGCATAACGACTCTTCCTTTCAAAATCAGCAGGCTGAAGGGACCGACCGACTCTATGCTTCCGATCGCGCATACCTGTTTTAATGAGGTATCGCTTGGTAACTTTACAAATAGGGATGTATTAGGACAGAAATTATTCCTAGCAGTAACCGAGTCTCAAGGTTTTGAGTTCCGTTAA
- the RAD26 gene encoding DNA-dependent ATPase RAD26 (similar to Saccharomyces cerevisiae RAD26 (YJR035W); ancestral locus Anc_1.459) translates to MSRDGESDQNVLDELGLVNVLSQQSLEQRIGKNVDDLTNKKLREQELQRLERSNNLLEKLQQRKQYLERKLHNATRISVKARLKEQISELENGDMRDAKIDMRDVQRRLEALDENTVVEDNNTISFTGDGRKPGESETEYLVRIGKVTAFGSAAGFTIDGVDDDKYGETTPTLIKQELSGNDQAFAMANEQLVENIASEESSSKGQPSDQEYVDDGTATISEDDTGNEKDYIDSGNSSAELDLILANTGEAKDDGDEIYYQKRLRKWIKKRSVDRKYDKWPDLPEWRKPHPDIPTARLNDTFKVPGEIHSLLFNYQKTCVQWLYELYQQNCGGIVGDEMGLGKTIQVIAFLASLHHSGLLNGPILIVCPATVMKQWCNEFHIWWPPFRAVILHSMGSGMTQNRRTLNEEQLEEIIMNSNPDDISYSDLQNPSKLKTSIESGTAIDSLIEKIVNDGHVVITTYVGLRIHSDKLLKVKWAYAVLDEGHKIRNPDSDISLTCKKLKTPNRIILSGTPIQNNLNELWSLFDFIFPGKLGTLPVFQQQFVLPINMGGYANASNVQVQTGYKCAVALRDLISPYLLRRVKSDVAKDLPEKKEMVLFCKLTQYQKNKYMEFLNSSELDQIRGGKRHVLYGIDILRKICNHPDLLEKNEKQNTRDYGNPKRSGKMQVVKQLILLWKKQGHKTLLFTQSRQMLDILERFVSVNDPEFSDIRYLRMDGTTNISKRQNLVDQFNKGPFDLFLLTTRVGGLGINLTGANRIIIFDPDWNPSTDLQARERAWRIGQKREVSIYRLMVSGTIEEKIYHRQIFKQFLTNKILNDPRQKRFFKMNELQDLFTLGGDDGLASEEMSQEVEKLTMKLKNSASAQSDDLDKVVEIAGVSKLESFYNGKEQKEKAKNEDERLIDGLLGGSNNIEGISTHDQVVHSHMSSSKLVTKEAQRLAEEAVAALRKSRNSTKKFDIGTPTWTGKFGQAGKIKKRGKVTKKSLGSKEILNNIRAAKKEGANIDNTDTKSSSVIDSNEKILEKIENYLNSCPAYFASSKNIIEQLGIDLREKDSVVKVRALLKTISSFDKERKGWYLDEEFRN, encoded by the coding sequence ATGAGCAGGGATGGTGAAAGCGACCAGAACGTTCTGGATGAATTAGGGCTAGTCAACGTTCTTTCGCAGCAATCCTTGGAGCAAAGGATAGGGAAAAACGTCGATGACCTGACTAATAAGAAATTACGGGAGCAAGAGCTGCAACGACTAGAAAGGTCAAATAATCTCCTTGAGAAACTTCAGCAAAGAAAACAGTATTTGGAGAGGAAACTGCATAATGCTACAAGAATATCTGTCAAAGCTCGCCTGAAAGAACAGATCTCTGAGCTTGAGAACGGGGACATGAGGGACGCAAAAATAGACATGAGAGATGTTCAGAGAAGACTTGAGGCATTGGATGAAAACACggttgttgaagataaCAATACAATATCATTTACTGGAGATGGGAGGAAACCGGGCGAGTCAGAAACAGAATACCTGGTTCGGATAGGGAAAGTCACAGCATTCGGCTCTGCGGCAGGATTCACTATCGATGGTGTAGATGACGATAAATACGGTGAAACAACACCCACTTTAATAAAACAAGAGTTGAGTGGTAATGATCAGGCTTTTGCAATGGCTAATGAACAGTTGGTCGAGAACATCGCATCTGAGGAATCTTCATCGAAGGGGCAACCAAGCGACCAGGAGTATGTAGACGACGGAACCGCCACTATATCGGAAGATGACACTGGCAACGAAAAAGACTACATAGATAGTGGGAATTCATCCGCTGAATTAGATCTGATACTCGCAAACACGGGCGAAGCGAAGGACGATGGGGATGAAATTTACTATCAAAAGAGATTACGAAAGTGGATAAAGAAGAGGTCTGTAGATAGAAAATATGATAAGTGGCCAGATTTACCCGAGTGGAGGAAACCTCATCCAGATATACCGACAGCACGATTAAACGATACATTCAAAGTTCCAGGTGAGATTCATTCACTCTTATTTAATTACCAAAAGACGTGCGTTCAATGGCTATACGAACTATATCAACAAAATTGTGGCGGTATTGTAGGAGACGAAATGGGTCTAGGGAAAACCATACAAGTTATTGCATTTTTAGCTTCACTGCACCATTCTGGTCTGCTCAATGGCCCTATCCTCATCGTCTGCCCCGCCACTGTCATGAAGCAATGGTGTAATGAATTCCATATTTGGTGGCCACCCTTCAGAGCTGTCATATTACACTCTATGGGGTCAGGCATGACTCAGAATAGAAGGACATTAAACGAAGAGCAATTGGAAGAGATCATTATGAACTCCAACCCAGATGACATAAGCTATTCTGACTTACAAAACCCatcaaaactgaaaacgTCTATCGAGTCAGGAACTGCCATAGACTCCCTTATTGAGAAAATTGTTAACGATGGTCACGTAGTGATCACAACCTACGTGGGCTTGAGAATTCATTCCGATAAGctcttgaaagtgaaatGGGCATATGCTGTGCTGGATGAGGGTCATAAAATAAGAAACCCGGATTCAGATATATCGTTGACCTGTAAGAAACTCAAAACACCCAATAGAATCATCCTATCTGGTACCCCAATACAAAACAATTTGAACGAGTTATGGTCACTGTTTGACTTCATTTTCCCGGGGAAGCTGGGAACCTTACCAGTCTTTCAGCAGCAATTTGTCCTACCGATAAATATGGGCGGATATGCCAATGCTAGTAATGTTCAGGTCCAAACGGGTTATAAATGCGCAGTGGCGTTGAGAGACTTGATATCTCCATACTTGCTGAGACGTGTTAAGTCTGACGTCGCGAAGGATCTACCggagaaaaaggaaatggTACTGTTCTGCAAACTGACACAATACCagaaaaataaatatatgGAGTTCCTAAACTCTTCCGAATTAGACCAAATAAGAGGTGGGAAAAGACATGTCTTGTATGGTATTGAcattttgagaaaaataTGTAACCATCCGGATCTGCTTGAGAAAAATGAGAAGCAGAATACGCGAGACTACGGGAACCCGAAACGGTCCGGGAAAATGCAAGTGGTGAAACAATTGATTttactttggaaaaaacAAGGACATAAAACGTTACTCTTTACACAATCAAGACAGATGCTGGACATTTTGGAACGGTTTGTATCGGTTAACGACCCCGAATTCTCAGACATCAGGTATCTGAGGATGGATGGTACAACCAATATATCAAAAAGGCAAAACTTAGTGGATCAATTTAACAAGGGGCCATTtgatttatttttgttgaCAACAAGAGTTGGGGGTCTTGGTATCAACCTCACAGGCGCTAACCGGATAATAATATTTGATCCCGATTGGAATCCGTCCACCGACTTACAGGCTAGGGAAAGGGCTTGGAGAATTGGTCAGAAAAGAGAGGTATCAATCTACAGATTAATGGTTTCTGGGACCATTGAGGAGAAAATCTACCATAGGCAAatcttcaaacagtttttaACAAATAAGATCTTGAACGATCCCAGACAAAAAagattcttcaaaatgaacGAATTGCAAGATTTGTTCACCCTGGGTGGGGATGATGGATTGGCCTCTGAGGAGATGTCCCAGGAAGTGGAAAAGCTTacgatgaagttgaagaattcTGCCTCGGCACAAAGTGACGACCTTGATAAAGTGGTTGAAATTGCTGGTGTTTCCAAATTGGAAAGTTTTTACAACGGAAAGGaacagaaggaaaaggCCAAAAATGAAGACGAGAGACTAATTGACGGTTTACTTGGTGGATCCAACAACATAGAGGGGATTTCAACCCATGATCAAGTGGTCCACTCCCATATGAGCTCTTCGAAACTAGTTACTAAGGAAGCTCAACGACTTGCTGAGGAAGCTGTGGCTGCTCTCAGAAAGTCCAGAAATTCCACCAAGAAATTTGACATCGGGACACCAACATGGACAGGAAAATTTGGGCAAGCTGGCAAAAttaaaaagagaggaaaagTAACCAAAAAATCTTTGGGGTCAAAAGAAATTTTGAATAACATTAGAGCTgcgaaaaaagaaggggCGAACATTGATAACACGGACacaaaatcttcttctgtcATTGACAGCAATGAAAAAATACTAGAAAAGATCGAGAATTATCTAAACAGCTGTCCTGCTTATTTTGCATCTTCGAAGAATATTATAGAGCAGCTTGGTATTGATTTACGAGAGAAAGATAGCGTCGTTAAAGTACGAGCCTTGTTAAAGACTATCTCCAGTTTTGATAAGGAAAGGAAAGGTTGGTACCTTGATGAGGAAttcagaaattga